In Planctomycetia bacterium, the DNA window TGCTCGATTAGAATAAAATAGCGAGCTGTCCTATCACGTTGAGCACTTCCGTTCGTAGCCGAACGCGCGACCGCATCATCGCCCCCCTCGCGACCGTCGGCTGACCTTTCCGCCTGCTTCTCCCAATCACTTAGTTTCTCGATCGACTGGGTTTCCACAGTCCAAGTCTCGATCTTTGCGGTTCATTTCCGCAGCCGATCGTAGGCCCCCCATGTTTGCATCGCCGCATTCCCGACCGTTCACTTCCAGCGCAGCATCGATCCCCTCCGCCTTCGCCTTCAGCGCGCGGGCACGGATTGTTCATTTCCGGAGTTCTTCGTCATGACCGAACCTCGCGGCCCGCGACCGTCAGGCCCGTTAAGTAGACGTTCGGGTTCTAAGGTCGATCCCCCGAAATCGCCTCGGCCGGAATCTACTGCGGGGAAAGTCCCTGAAGAGAAAGAGCCGATCAGCCTAGCCGAGGAATTGGCCGAGGAAGCCGAAAGCGATTTCGACGAAACGGATCACCGCTACGAACAGATCAAGCAAGGCGACATCCACATCGCCGAGTTGCAACGAATGAGCATGGGGCAGCTGATCGAGCAGGCCCGCATGGAAAACCTCACCGACTACATGGGGATGAAGAAGCAAGATCTGATCTTCAAGATCTTGAAAGAGCGCGTGAAGCTCAACGGCCTGATGTTCGGCGAAGGGACTCTCGAAGTTCTTCCCGACGGCTTCGGCTTTTTGCGTAGTCCCGACTATCACTACCTTTCCTGCCCGGACGACATCTACGTGTCGCCGAGTCAGATTCGCCGCTTCGGCTTGCGAACCGGCACGGTCGTTTCCGGGCAGATCCGTCCGCCGAAGGAAAACGAGCGCTACTTCGCTTTGTTGCGTGTCGAAGCGATCAACTTCCAAGACCCGAGCCTGCACTCCGAGAAAGTCTTCTTCGACGATCTCACGCCGTTGCATCCGGATAAGCGCGTGCGATTGGAAACCACGGCCGATGAGCCGAGCATGCGCGTGGTCGACTTGATCGTGCCGATCGGGTTCGGCCAGCGCGGGCTCGTCGTGAGTCCGCCCCGCGCCGGGAAGACGATCTTGTTGCAGAAGATGGCGAAGGCGCTGCTGACGAATCATCCCGAGGTGTACGTCATCATGCTGCTCATCGACGAGCGGCCTGAAGAAGTCACCGATATGGAGCGACAGATCAAAGGCCCGAACTGCGAAGTCATCAGTTCGACGTTCGATGAAGTACAGGCCCGGCATATTCAAGTTTCGGAAATGGTGATCGAGAAAGCGAAGCGCATGGTCGAATACGGCCACGACGTCGTCATCTTTCTCGATTCGATCACACGGCTCGCACGGGCCTGGAATGCCGAAGTTCCGCATTCGGGCAAGATTCTTTCCGGCGGCGTCGATGCGAACGCATTGCAGAAGCCGAAGCGGTTTTTCGGTGCGGCCCGCAAGGTGGAAGAAGGGGGCTCGCTGACGATCATCGCCACGGCGCTCGTCGACACCGGCAGCAAGATGGACGACGTAATCTTCGAAGAGTTCAAGGGAACCGGAAACCTCGAAATCGTGCTCGATCGCAAACTGGTCGACAAGCGCGTCTGGCCGGCGATCGACATCAATCGGAGCGGCACGCGCCGCGAAGAAATGTTGCTCGACCCGGAAGAGTACCGCCGTACGTGCGTCTTGCGGCGCGTGTTGAACGAGATGAACCCGGCCGATGCGATGGAACTACTAACGACGCGGCTGGCGAAGACCCGTACGAATGCCGAATTTTTAATGAGTACGAAGTCGTAAGCGGATTCCGAACGGGACGTCACGAATATGCCGAATGTTTTCGAAGGTTCGCTCGACGCAGGTTCGGCCCGGTGGGCGATCGCAGTCGCACGCTACAACGAGCACATCACCACGCGTTTGCTCAACGGAGCCTTGGAGACGTTGCGTAAGCATGGCGCAGCCGACGACGCCGTCGATGTGTTTTGGGTTCCCGGCGCGTTCGAGCTGCCGACCGTTGCGGCACGCGCGGCGGAGTCGAAACGCTACGCGTCCGTGATCTGTCTCGGTGCCGTGATTCGCGGCGAGACGACCCACGACCAACACATCAACACCGCGATCAGTCACCATTTCGCCGAGATCGGCGTGCGAACCGGCGTGCCGGTGATGTTCGGCGTGTTGACTTGCGACACGCTCGAGCAAGCGCTGCACCGCGCCGGCGGCAACGTCGGTAATAAAGGATCCGAGTGCGCCGAAGCGGCCTTGCGTATGGCGACCCTGCTGCGACAAATGGCATAATGACGGATGGGCGACGCTTCGGCGTTTCCGCAATTGACCACTGACCCCCGACCACTGACCCCTCTCGCTCCCTATGTCCCGTCGAAGTCGCGCTCGTGAAGTC includes these proteins:
- the rho gene encoding transcription termination factor Rho — its product is MTEPRGPRPSGPLSRRSGSKVDPPKSPRPESTAGKVPEEKEPISLAEELAEEAESDFDETDHRYEQIKQGDIHIAELQRMSMGQLIEQARMENLTDYMGMKKQDLIFKILKERVKLNGLMFGEGTLEVLPDGFGFLRSPDYHYLSCPDDIYVSPSQIRRFGLRTGTVVSGQIRPPKENERYFALLRVEAINFQDPSLHSEKVFFDDLTPLHPDKRVRLETTADEPSMRVVDLIVPIGFGQRGLVVSPPRAGKTILLQKMAKALLTNHPEVYVIMLLIDERPEEVTDMERQIKGPNCEVISSTFDEVQARHIQVSEMVIEKAKRMVEYGHDVVIFLDSITRLARAWNAEVPHSGKILSGGVDANALQKPKRFFGAARKVEEGGSLTIIATALVDTGSKMDDVIFEEFKGTGNLEIVLDRKLVDKRVWPAIDINRSGTRREEMLLDPEEYRRTCVLRRVLNEMNPADAMELLTTRLAKTRTNAEFLMSTKS
- the ribH gene encoding 6,7-dimethyl-8-ribityllumazine synthase, whose product is MPNVFEGSLDAGSARWAIAVARYNEHITTRLLNGALETLRKHGAADDAVDVFWVPGAFELPTVAARAAESKRYASVICLGAVIRGETTHDQHINTAISHHFAEIGVRTGVPVMFGVLTCDTLEQALHRAGGNVGNKGSECAEAALRMATLLRQMA